CGGCTCGGCGCGGACGAGCTGGCGGATCAGGTCGTCGGCGATCTCCCCGGGCTCGCTGAACAGCACCCGCACCCCCCGGGGCGCCACCACCTGCACGGGGGCGTTGAGCTCGGCCCCGTCGAACACCACGGTCACCTCGACCCTGGTCTGCGCCACCAGCCCGCCGAGCCCGGTCATCAGCCGGTTGCGCTGGTCTGCGAGGGTGAGCGTGCCGTAGCCGGTCTTGGTCACGTTGTAGCCGTCGATGATCAGGTGGACCTGCGGCAGGGCCAGGAGCTGGTCGAGGAGCTGCGGGTCGTCGTCGGCGAGGGCGCGTGCCGGGACCCCGCGCACGCCGGGGCGCTCGCCGGTGACGGCGGCGACCGAGTCGGCGGGCCGGCTGATCATCGTGGGCAGGGCCAGCTCCCTGCGCAGTCCGGCGGAGGCGTCCTGGAGCGCGTCGAGCAGCACCCTGACGCGGGCGTCCTCGATGCTCCTGCCCTCGCGGGCGGCCCGGCGCGAGGCCTCGAGCTGCTTCTCCACGTCGGCCAGGCGCTCGCGCAGCCGCCGCAGCTCGGACTCGCCCGAGACGGAGGCGGCGGAGGCGGCCGACCTGGCCTCCTCGGCCGCGTGCTCCATCTCCTCGGCATGGCGGACCGCGGCCTTGGCCCGCTCGCGGGCCTCATGGAGCTTGCGCCGCAGGTCGGAGTTCTCCGCGCGGGCCGCCCTGATCTGCTCGCGCAGCCGGTCGGACTCCTCCTTGGCGGCGCTCTTCTGCGCGGCCAGCTGCTCGCGCAGCCGGGTGACCGCCTCCTCGCGCTCCGACCCCTCGGCCGCCGCCGCCGACTGCTCCAGGTCGGTGCGGGCGGCCTCGATCATCTCGGCCCAGCCGGGCGGCCGGGTGAGGTACGCGGCCGCGGCCACGAGCACGGGGTCGGCCGCGGGCGGCACGTTTCCCTCGGCCAGCGAGGCGACCAGCTCGGGCCAGCCGGCGGCCACCGACTCGGCCACCAGCTCCCGGAACTTCTTGTCGTTCTCCAGCTGCGCCGCGATGGGCGCGCTGCCGAGCTTGGCACGTTTGCGGGGGTCGAACTTGGCGATGCCGCGCAGCGGCGGAGGTATGGAGACAGCGGGCATCGTCCCGAGCACCTGAGAAGCCAGATCGACGACATTCAGCCGCACCTGCTCGGGAAGCGGGCGAGACAGGCCTTCACCCGCTGAACTCATCCCACTTGTCCCTTCGTGACATGCCCTTTCAGACAAGGGTACGGCTGCCGCGTACCTGACCGTAACGGTCATCCCTGTATGGACGAGCGCTTGGTTGGCGGTATACGACTGAGCCGGAGCCTGGGAGGCCGACCGTGACAGATGAGATCCGCACCTCCACCCGCGACCTGGAAGAGCTGCGCGAACGCCTGGCCGTCTGGCTGGGCGGCAGGGTCGGCGCACGTGCTTCGGTGTCCGAAGTGTCCAGGCCGTCCGAGAACGGCATGTCGAGCGAGACCCTGTTCTTCACGGCCGACTGGGGCGGAGGGGGAACGCGCTGCGTAGCCAGGCTCGCACCTGCGGTGGAGTCCGTTCCGGTGTTCCCCTCGTACGACCTGCGGACACAGTTCGGGATCATGCGCCTGGCCAGGGAAAAAGCTGGGATTCCAGCGCCCAGGGCCCTCTGGTACGAACCTGACCCCGCCCATCTCGGCACGCCGTTCCTCGTCATGGAGCGCGAGGACGGCGAGGTGCCTCCGGACGTGATGCCGTACACGTTCGGGAGCTGGCTGCTGGACGCGGCGCCGGCGGACCGGCGCAGGCTGCAGGACTCCGCCGTGGCGGTCCTGGCGGCGCTGCACCAGGCCCGGTTCACGGCCGAGGAGCTGACTCCGTTCGGGCCGGCCGGGCTGCGCGCGCACGTGGAGGCGCAGCGCGCCTACTACGAGTGGGCGCACGGCGAGCGGCGGATCCCCCTGCTGGAGCGGGCCTTCCGGTGGCTGGAGCCGCACTGGCCGGACGAGCCCGGTCCGGACGTCCTGTGCTGGGGCGACGCCCGGATCGGGAACATGGTGTTCAGGGACTTCACCCCCGTCGCGGTGCTCGACTGGGAGATGGCCGCCGTGGGCCCGCGCGAGCTGGACCTGTCCTGGATGATCTTCCTGCACCGCTTCTTCCAGGACCTCACCGTCGCCGCCGGCTTCCCCGGCATGCCCGACTTCATGCGCCGCGACGACGTCTGCCAGAAATATCAAGAATTGACGGGGTACGAGCCCCGCGACATGGACTTCTACGAGATGTACGCCGCCCTCCGGCACGGCATCGTCATGGCCAGGGTGTGGCAGCGCCGGATCCACTTCGGCGAGCAGCCCGCGCCGGACGACCCCGACGACCTGGTGCTGCACCGGGCCACGATCGAGGAGCTGCTGGCGGGGTGACTACGTGGCGGCGTCGTAGACCAGCAGCGCGACCTGGACCCGGTTGTTGAGGTCGAGCTTGGTGAGGATGCGCGAGACGTGCGCCTTGACCGTGGGCACGCTCATGTAGAGCTCGCGCGCGATCTCGGCGTTCGACCTGCCCTGCCCCACGGCCAGCGCCACCTCCCGCTCCCGCTCGCTGAGGCGGGCGAGCAGCTTCCTGGCCCGTTCGGTGCGCTCCCCCGCCCCGCCGTCGGACACGTGCGTGATGAGCTGGCGCGTCACCGCCGGAGAGAGGATCGGCTCCCCCGCGGCCACCTTCCTGATGGCCTGCACCAGGTCGCCGGGCGCGATGTCCTTCAACAGGAATCCCGCGGCCCCCGCCCGCAGCGCCCGCAGCACCTGCGCGTCGGCGTGGAACGTGGTCAGCACCACCACCTCGGGCGGCGCGGACGTGCGGCGCAGCGCCTCGGTGGCGGTGAGCCCGTCGACGCCGGGCATGCGGATGTCCATCAGCACCACGTCGGGCCGGTGCCCGGCCACCAGCGGCGGCACCTCGGACCCGTCGCCGGCCTCGGCCACGATCTCGATGTCGTCCACGCCGCCCAGGATCATCGACAGCCCCGCCCGCACCATCGCGTCGTCGTCGACGATCAGCAGCCTGATCATGCGTCCTCCCGATTCGTCTCCAACGGCCACGGCAGCCACGCGCGGACCGCGAACTCGCCGTCCGGGGTCGCGCCGTGCTCGAGCCGTCCTCCGGCCAGCTCGGCCCGTTCCCTCAGCCCGATGAGCCCGGCACCGGCGCCCGGAAGGCTCCGCCCGGTGAGCCCCGCCCCCGCGCCAGGCAGGCGCAACCCGTGGCGCGCCTCCACAGGATTGCGCACCTCAGCCGACAGCCCCTCGCCCGGAGCCCCGGAGACCGACACCGTCACAGGCGCCCCGCCGGCGTGCTTGCGCGCGTTGGTCAGCGCCTCCTGGACGATGCGGTAGACGTTGCGGCCCAGCCCTTCCGGCGCGTCGCCGTCGGCCCGCAGGTCGAGCCGCACGTCCATGCCCGCGTGGCGGCACTCCTCGACCAGCGCGGGTAGGTCGGCGAGCGTGGGCTGCGGCCGGTCGGGCACCGGGTCGTCGCCGTCCGGGTGCGCGTGGCGCAGCACGCCGATCACCTCGCGCAGGTCCTGTAATGCCAGGTGGGCGTTGGTCCTGATGGCGCCGGCGGCCCTGGCGATCTCCTCGGCGGGCGCGTCCGGCCGGAACTCCAGCGCGCCCGCGTGCAGGCTCAGCATGGAGATGCGGTGCGCGAGCACGTCGTGCATCTCCCTGGCGATGCGCTCGCGTTCGAGCCGCTTGGCCTCCTCCGCGGCGCCGTCGGCGCGCTGCGTGAGCGACCAGATGAGCTGCCGCCTGGCCCTGATCACGACACCCCACGCGAACACGGCCAGCACGATGGTCACGCTCAGCGCCGCCGCCCACGCCCTGTCCATATCCTCCTGGGGCCGCAGCATCACGTACGGGGCCACGGTGACGCAGGAGAGCAGCAGGATCGGGCCGGAAACCTTGAACGGCCGGTGCACCGCCACCGTGAACAGCCCCACGACCGAGGCCCCGCCCGGCAGCTCCAGGTAGGACGTGAGCAGGGTGGTCACCACCGCCAGCCCCACCGGCCACCTGCGCCGCAGCCACACCGCCGCGCACGACAGCGCCCCCACCACCTGCTCCAGGGCCTGCAGCGGCTCCGGCTCGTCCTGGAGCTCCGGCAGGCTGATGAGCGTGATGCCGCACGCGAGCAGGAACATGACGATGTCGACGATCCAGTCGCGGGTCGAGCGGCGCACCCTGCGGCTCTCGCGCCCGTCGCCGAGCAGCACCGACGGCAGCGCCCATCGGTACTCGTCGGCGTGAGCGCCGTCCCCCCGCAGTCCCGTCACGCTCACCGAGGTTAGGCCCTGCCAAGGGTACGGCGACAGCGACCAAAGTCGATGCCGGCCGAGACCTACGGCCGACGCGATCCTCGCGCCCCGGCGGCGACGCTTGGACCCATGAAAGCTGTGCTGACGGTGTTCGGCTGGCTGCTGCTCCTGCAAGGTCTGGGCGGCCTGCTGAACACCCTGTTCGGATGGTGGCGGTGGGCGCACGGGCTGCTCGTGGTCAACCGGCTGCCGTTCCTGGAGGGGTACGAGGTGTTCGCGGCCATCGTGATCGGGGTGCTCGGGCTGGCGCTGCTGGCCGTGGCCGACTCCATGAAGAAGGCGGAGGGCGGGCGATGACCGGGGTCGCGCGGGTGGGGCTGCGCCCGCCGCGTCACCAGGCCGACCCGCGGGCGGTCGCCTGGTGGACGGTGCAGTGGCTGATCCTCCTGGTGCCGGTGGCGGCCGCGGCGGTGGCGGCGTACTGGATCTTCACCTCGCGGCCGGTCTGGCTGGGCGTGTGCGTGGGGATCTTCGCCGCGGGATGCGTGCTGCTGGCCCTCGTGGCGCCGCGCGCCTACTACCGGGTGGAGCGGTGGGAGGTCACCGACCAGGCGGTCTACACGCGCAAGGGGTGGCTGACCCACACCTGGCGGGTGGCGCCGATGTCGCGGATCCAGCGGGTCGACACCGCGCGGGGGCCGGTGCAGCGACTGTTCGGGCTGGCGGACATCACGGTGACCACCGCCTCGTCGGCGGGGACCGTCAAGATCGCGGCGCTGGACCACGAGGTGGCGGCCGAACTGGCCGAACGCCTGACCGCCATCACGCAGGCGACGCCGGGGGACGCGACGTGACCGCCTCTCACACCGGCGACGGGCGCGGCGCGTACGGGGCCGACGGGCGCGGCGCGCGCAGGGCGTCCCTTGTCGGCGGGGCGGACGGCGGCGGGAGCTGGCGGCGGCTGGCCGGGCGGAGCCTGTGGGCGTCCGGGGTGAAGTCGCTGGCGATCGTGGCGGGTGTGGTGGCGGCGCTGGCGCGCTTCCTCGTGGGCAGCGACTGGCCGCCCGGCGGCGTCGTGGCGGTCTGTGCGGCGGCCGCGGTGCCGGTCGTGGCCGCCGTGGTGGCGTACGACGCGGCCAGGCTCCGCACCACCCGCTGGCGGCTCACCACCGAACGCCTCGAACTGCGCTCGGGCATCACGGTGCGCCAGCACCGCTCGATCCCCCTCGACCGGGTACGCAGCGTGGACCTGAGGGCCGATCCGGTGCTGCGGCTCTTCGGCCTGACCGTGGTCAAGGTCGGCACAGGTGAGCATGCGGCCGAGGGCACCGACCTGGTGCTCGACCCGCTGACCAGGCACGAGGCGGAGTCCCTGCGCCGTACCCTGCTGCGCCAGGGCGAGGCGCCCGCTCCCGGCGACGGGCCGCTGATGGAGCTGCGCTGGTCGTGGATCAGGTACGCGCCGCTGTCGGTGTGGACGTTCACCGGGACCGCGCTGGTG
This genomic interval from Nonomuraea helvata contains the following:
- a CDS encoding response regulator transcription factor — encoded protein: MIRLLIVDDDAMVRAGLSMILGGVDDIEIVAEAGDGSEVPPLVAGHRPDVVLMDIRMPGVDGLTATEALRRTSAPPEVVVLTTFHADAQVLRALRAGAAGFLLKDIAPGDLVQAIRKVAAGEPILSPAVTRQLITHVSDGGAGERTERARKLLARLSEREREVALAVGQGRSNAEIARELYMSVPTVKAHVSRILTKLDLNNRVQVALLVYDAAT
- a CDS encoding phosphotransferase family protein; the encoded protein is MTDEIRTSTRDLEELRERLAVWLGGRVGARASVSEVSRPSENGMSSETLFFTADWGGGGTRCVARLAPAVESVPVFPSYDLRTQFGIMRLAREKAGIPAPRALWYEPDPAHLGTPFLVMEREDGEVPPDVMPYTFGSWLLDAAPADRRRLQDSAVAVLAALHQARFTAEELTPFGPAGLRAHVEAQRAYYEWAHGERRIPLLERAFRWLEPHWPDEPGPDVLCWGDARIGNMVFRDFTPVAVLDWEMAAVGPRELDLSWMIFLHRFFQDLTVAAGFPGMPDFMRRDDVCQKYQELTGYEPRDMDFYEMYAALRHGIVMARVWQRRIHFGEQPAPDDPDDLVLHRATIEELLAG
- a CDS encoding NYN domain-containing protein, whose protein sequence is MSSAGEGLSRPLPEQVRLNVVDLASQVLGTMPAVSIPPPLRGIAKFDPRKRAKLGSAPIAAQLENDKKFRELVAESVAAGWPELVASLAEGNVPPAADPVLVAAAAYLTRPPGWAEMIEAARTDLEQSAAAAEGSEREEAVTRLREQLAAQKSAAKEESDRLREQIRAARAENSDLRRKLHEARERAKAAVRHAEEMEHAAEEARSAASAASVSGESELRRLRERLADVEKQLEASRRAAREGRSIEDARVRVLLDALQDASAGLRRELALPTMISRPADSVAAVTGERPGVRGVPARALADDDPQLLDQLLALPQVHLIIDGYNVTKTGYGTLTLADQRNRLMTGLGGLVAQTRVEVTVVFDGAELNAPVQVVAPRGVRVLFSEPGEIADDLIRQLVRAEPPGRAIAVVSSDREVAESVRRMGARPVPSGLLLRRLGRA
- a CDS encoding PH domain-containing protein, whose translation is MTGVARVGLRPPRHQADPRAVAWWTVQWLILLVPVAAAAVAAYWIFTSRPVWLGVCVGIFAAGCVLLALVAPRAYYRVERWEVTDQAVYTRKGWLTHTWRVAPMSRIQRVDTARGPVQRLFGLADITVTTASSAGTVKIAALDHEVAAELAERLTAITQATPGDAT
- a CDS encoding sensor histidine kinase, giving the protein MTGLRGDGAHADEYRWALPSVLLGDGRESRRVRRSTRDWIVDIVMFLLACGITLISLPELQDEPEPLQALEQVVGALSCAAVWLRRRWPVGLAVVTTLLTSYLELPGGASVVGLFTVAVHRPFKVSGPILLLSCVTVAPYVMLRPQEDMDRAWAAALSVTIVLAVFAWGVVIRARRQLIWSLTQRADGAAEEAKRLERERIAREMHDVLAHRISMLSLHAGALEFRPDAPAEEIARAAGAIRTNAHLALQDLREVIGVLRHAHPDGDDPVPDRPQPTLADLPALVEECRHAGMDVRLDLRADGDAPEGLGRNVYRIVQEALTNARKHAGGAPVTVSVSGAPGEGLSAEVRNPVEARHGLRLPGAGAGLTGRSLPGAGAGLIGLRERAELAGGRLEHGATPDGEFAVRAWLPWPLETNREDA